The Deinococcus aquaedulcis sequence TTTCCACCTTGAAGGTGGGGTCTTCTTCGGCCAGCTTCTGCAGACCCACGCCCATCTTTTCCTGGTCGGCCTTGGTCTTGGGCTCAATGGCCAGCTTGATCACCGGCTCGGGCACGTCGATGCTTTCGAGCAGCACCTTGTTGTCGCCGTCGCCGATCAGGGTGTTGCCGGTGCCCGCGTCTTTGAGGCCGATCACGGCGCCCAGTTCGCCGGCCTTCAGCTCAGTGACTTCCTCGCGGCTGTTGGCGTGCATCTTCAGCAGACGGCCCACGCGCTCGCGCTTGTCCTTGGAGGCATTGTACACGTAGCTGCCGGACTGCAGGGTGCCCGAGTAGATGCGCACGAAGGTCAGGCGGCCCACGTAGGGGTCAGCCATGATCTTGAACGCCAGTGCGGCCAGCTTGCCTTCGGGGTCGGCGGGGAACTCGGTGGTGTCCTCGCTGTCCTCGATCTTGCCCTTGATGGCGGGCACTTCCAGGGGGCTGGGCAGGTAGTCCACCACGGCGTCGAGCAGCAGCTGCACGCCCTTGTTCTTCAGGGCGCTACCGCACAGCACGGGGAAGATCTTCTTCTCGATGGTGCCCTTACGCAGCGCGGCGACCAGCTGCTCCACGCTGGGCTCCTCGCCTTCGAGGTACATCATCATCAGGTCTTCGTCCACTTCGGCGGCGGCTTCGATCAGAGCCGCGCGCATTTCCGTCACCTTGTCCGCGTACTCGGCGGGCACGTCGTGCTCCTGGATCTCGGTGCCCAGGTCATTGGTGTAGGTGTAGGCGCGCTGGCGCACGATGTCGATGATGCCTTTGAAGTCGCTCTCCTGGCCCATGGGGTACTGCACGGGGGCCGGGATGGCGCCGAGGCGCTCGCGGATGTCGTTCAGCACCAGTTCGAAGCTGGCGCCGGTCTTGTCCATCTTGTTGGAAAAGGCGATGCGGGGCACACCGTAGCGGTCGGCCTGACGCCACACGGTTTCCGACTGAGGCTCCACGCCCTGGCTGGAGTCGAACACCGCCACGGCGCCGTCGAGCACGCGCATGGAGCGCTCCACTTCGATGGTGAAGTCCACGTGACCGGGGGTATCGATGATGTTGACGACGTATTCCTGCTCGGTGCCGCTGCGGGTCCACTTGGCGGTGGTGGCGGCGGCGGTGATGGTGATGCCGCGCTCGCGCTCCTGCTCCATCCAGTCCATGGTGGCGGCGCCGTCGTGCACTTCACCGATGTTGTGGGTACGGCCGGTGTAGTACAGGATGCGCTCAGTAGTGGTGGTCTTACCGGCGTCAATGTGCGCGGCAATCCCGATATTGCGGAAGTGGGTGAGGTAGCTCTGGGCTTTGGTGGTCATAAGACTCCCTGATTGTGTGGGGTGACGTGTCACGCCACCGTAAGGTCGGCGCGGTTTCCCTTCACGCGAGATGGACGGCAGGGGGCGCCTACCGTCCGACAATTCTTCTTCCGTTCTGAGCTTTCCCGTGTCTCCCACGGCACCTTGCGTTCAAGGCCTTCAGGCCGCAAGCTGGCGCGGCCCTGCGCGAGAGACACTTCGGTTCCTGCTCGCTCCGCCCGGACCCTGGGGCGCGGGGCCCCAGCGTTCTAGAATTACCAGCGGTAGTGGGCGTAGGCGCGGTTGGCTTCGGCCATGCGCTCCACGTCGTCTTTCTTCTTGATGGCGCCGCCACGGCCCTGCGCGGCGTCCATGATCTCGCCGGCCAGGCGCTCCACGGCGGTGCGCTCGGGACGGCCGTCCACGGCGCTGATCATCCAGCGCAGGGTCAGGCTCTGCTTGCGGCGCTCGGTGGGCTCCACGGGCACCTGGTAGGTGCTGCCGCCCACGCGGCGGCTGCGCACTTCCACGCGGGGTTTGACGTTGTCGTAGGCCTGCTTGAAGATCTTCAGGGACTCCTGACCGGTGCGCTCCTGAACGAGCTTCATGGCTCCGTAGAAAATGCGGCTGGCGAGGTTCTTCTTACCATCGCGCATGATGCGGTTGATCATCGCGCTCACCAGCACGTCCTGGTAGACCAGGTCCGGCTGGATGACGCGCACTTCAGCTTGGCGGCGACGTGCCATGGTTGACTCCCTTGAGGCTCAGCCCAGACCCAGCTGGGCGAGCGGCGCGCACTTCAGGCGCGAATAACGTGCTTCATTGGCATCACCCCTTAGGGTGAAGGCGGGCAGGGGGGGTGACCCCCGGCCTTACTTCTTCTTCGCGCCCGCAGCGGCAGCGCCGGCCTTGGGCTTCTTGGTGCCGTACTTGGAACGGCTCTTGTTGCGGTCTTTGACGCCCTGGGTGTCCAGGCTGCCGCGCACGATGTGGTAGCGCACACCGGGGAGGTCCTTCACACGGCCGCCGCGAATGAGCACCACGCTGTGCTCCTGCAGGTTGTGGCCTTCACCGGGAATGTACGCGGTGACCTCGAAGGCGCTGGACAGACGAACGCGGGCGATCTTACGCAGCGCCGAGTTCGGCTTCTTGGGGGTGGTGGTCTTCACGACCGTGCACACGCCACGGCGGAAGGGGCTGCCCTTAAGGGCCGGAACCTTGCTCTTCTTCTGGATCGTCTTGCGACCCTTACGGAGCAGTTGCTGGGTGGTAGGCAGGGGAAATCACTCCTAGCTGGGATAAGCAGATGCTTGTAGAGAGGGCGGATGGCCGTGCCACGCGGACGGGCTCGGCGCTGGGTTGGCAGGTGAACGGCTTGAGGTGATCACGCACCGCGCCTGGGCCGCTGCGCCCATAGCAGGGCAGCGCCGGCGGTGGCCGGCCGAAAAACCCCCTGGTGCAACCCGGAACCGGGGCAGTTTTCAACCTTGAAAGCATACGCCTTCGCCCCTGACAAGTGCAAGCGCGGGCTGAACGCCGCTCCAGCCCACGTTGATCGGCGCAACGACAGCGTGCCCTCCCTCTCCTCTGAACTGAGTTATTTCCCGTCCCAGTAAGCCAATACCAATGGCCAGAACGCGAGCACGGGACACAGGATCAGCCACATCAGCGGCCAGAATCGCCGTGGCGTGAGGATCACGATCAGGGCAGCCACAAGCGCTCCGAGCACACCCAGAACCATCACCACGGTAACGATGAGCAGAGCGCCTCCAGCCATACAGGCAGTCTGAACGGCCGGGCGCGGGCATGTGTCCGTCTTCAGGTCAGCTTTCAACCAGACCGCAGCGGAGAAATTGACCAATGGCGAGCTTGATTGAGGAACGTGTGTACCCGCGTGGGAGTGGCGCGCGGCCAAGAGGGCATGCTACACTCCCCTCTGCCCGTTCTTTCCCGTGCGGAGAGGTGCCAGAGTGGTTGAATGGGTCGGTCTCGAAAACCGAAGTAGTCGCAAGGCTACCGTGGGTTCGAATCCCACCCTCTTCGCCAACGCAGCCCCCAGGTTCCGGCCTGGGGGCGCTGCATTTGGGGTGGGTCCGGGGCTGGCGGCCAAGGCTTCAATGCGGCGCAGCCCACGCGGCCAGCACCGCCGCCTCGCGCGCTGCACGGACCACGGCGCCGTGCGCTTCCCGGAGTCCCTCGCCTTTCAAAGGCAGGTACAGGGCGTCGTACAGGGCCTGCCCAGCTCGGGCCAGGGCCACCAGTTCGGCGCGCCACGCGGCGGGGTCGGCCGGGGCCCAGGTCTGGGGGTCGGCCTCGTCCTGAAGCAGGGCAAAGGGGTCGGCCAGATGGGCGGCCGTCCATTCCAGGTGCTGCCGCAGCGCCAGCACCCGGCGGGCCAGGGTGGGCTGAGCCTGCACCGCCGCAAAATCCAGGACGTGCACCGCCCGCATTAGCCCCAGCTCGCCGGGGGCGCTGAACAGGCCCGAAAAGCCATCCGGGCCATAGAGGACTTCCCGCAGGGTGTCGCGTAACAGGTCGGCCGCCATCTTCGGTTCACGGTACGCCACTCAGCGGATGCGGGTTGCCGGCCCCCTCCCCTACCCTGAAGCCACGATGATCCTGACGATCAAGATTTTCCTGTAATCGCACACGTTCTGCAGCGGCCCCCACGGTAAAATGGGGCTAATGCTGGACCCTGTGCCCACCCCGGCGCCGCGCCCCTTCGTGCGGCGGCCCGGCGCGGGCACGGGTGCGACCTCCCGGGCTTTTGAGCTGTTGCTCGCCCCGTCACCCTCTCTGTCTGGCCCTGGGCGCTGTGCCCTGGCCGGACCTCCCTGTAAGGAAGTGACCCACCATAGATAAAGTGCATGGCAACCTGTCTGGCCTGCGTCCCGCACAACTGAAAGCCCTGGGCAACCTGTACCGCCGCCGCATTGAGCCGGGTCGCATTGGCTCGCCGGAACTGGCGCGCAACCTCGCCGAGCTGTCGCACGACGTTCGCCGAGAGGTGGGCGTACTGATTGACCGCCGTGGCCGCGTGATTTCCGTCAGCGTGGCCGACGCCAAGGGCACCGAGTTCCCCGATCTGCGCCTGGGCGAAAACCGGCTGGCGGGCTTTCACCTGCTGCACACCCACCCGCGCGGCGGGGCGCTCAGCAAGAGCGACCTCTCCACGCTGTTCCTGAAGCGCCTGGACGCTGTGAGTGCCATTGAGGTGCGCCAGGAAGGCCAGCCCGGGCTGGTGCACACCGCCCACCTGACCCCGCCCGGCACCGTGGGCGAGGAAGAGGACTGGCGCATTCTGCCGCCCGTGCCCGCGTTCCAGATTGATGAATTCGACCTGGGCGCACAGGTGAGCGCCCTGGAAGAGGAAATCGCGCGTACGGCCCGCACTCGCGAGGCCAAAAAAGACCACGAGCGCGCCATTCTGGTGCAGATTGACCAGGGCGAATTTGACGCCGAGGAGCGTCTGGACGAACTGGCCGAGCTGGCCCGCACGGCAGGGGCGGAAGTGGTGCACCGCGAGCTGGTGTACCGCCGCCACCTGAAGGCAGGGACACTGGTGGGCGCGGGCAAGCTGGAAGAACTGACCAGCAAGGCCTACCACCTGGACGCCGACCTGCTGATTTTCGGGCAGGAACTGGGGCCGGCCCAGGCGCGCGAGATCGAGGCCGCCACGGGCCTGAAGATCATTGACCGCACGCAGCTGATTCTGGATATCTTCGCGCTGCACGCGCAGGGTGTGGAATCGCGGCTGCAGGTGGAACTGGCGCAGCTGCGCTACATGAAGCCGCGCCTGCTGGGGGCCGGGGCGCAGCTCTCGCGCATCGGGGGCAGTGGGGGCAGCGCGGCGGGCGGCGCCATCGGCACGCGCGGGCCCGGGGAAACGAAGCTGGAGCTGGACCGCCGCCGCATCAACGACCGCCTGAGCTTTCTGGAAAAGCAACTCGAAGGCGTGTCCGCGCGGCGCGAGGAACGGCGCAAGCAGCGCGCCCGCAACGATGTGCCCGTGGTGTCGATTGTGGGCTACACCAACGCGGGCAAGTCCACGCTCCTGAACGCCTTTACGCATGCCGCCGAGGAACCCCGGCGCGTGCTGGCCGAAAACAAGCTGTTCGCCACCCTGCGGCCCACCAGCCGCCAGGGCTTCCTGGAAGGCATTGGCCCGGTGGTGCTGACCGACACGGTGGGGTTTATCCGTGACCTGCCCAAGGACCTGACCCGGGCTTTCCGCGCCACCCTGGAAGAAATTGGCGACGCCGACGTGCTGCTGCATGTGGTAGACGCCGCCAGCCCTGGGGCGGACACCCGCCTGGACGCCGTGAACCGCATTCTGGAAGAGCTGGGCTTCCGGGATATGCCCACCGTGATCGCGCTGAACAAGGCCGACGCCGCCGATCCAGACGCCCTGTCCCGCGAAGTGGAGCGCACCGGCGGCATTCCGGTGAGCGCCCTGCGCAACCTGGGCCTGAGTGAACTGAAAGAGGCCCTGGCCGACGCAGTGGCGCAGGTGCAGCGCCAGCAACTGGCCGCGCGCGAAGAGGCCCGCGAGCTGGCGGCGCAGTACCGGTAAGCAGTTATTCCTGCGGGGGACGTGTGAACAGACACGTCCCCCGCTTTCTTTCGTGTGACGCGGCGCCGCCTGAGCGCGTGCCAGAGTGCACAGGTGAAATTGGCATGGGTGTATCTGGCCCTGGTGGCGGTGGGTTGGCTACTGGGCGCCGTGGTGGGCGAGCGCACGGTGCCCACCCTGCTGCTGGCCTACGCGCCGCCGGTGCTGTGGCTGCTCCCGGCGCCCTTCGTGCTGGGCGCCGCACTGTGGCGGCGCCGGGGGCGACGCGCCGCGCTGGCAGGCACCTTGCTGGCGCTCTGGGGCGCGGGGCTGCTGCACTGGACCCCGCAGCGGGAGGGCGAACTGCGCGTGGTGACCTACAACGTGCTGCGCGGTGACCGGGTGAGCTCGGCGCAACTGGGACAGGCGCTGCGGACCCTGAACGCCGAAGTGATCCTGCTGCAGGAGAGCAACTTTCGCCGCCCTGGGGCGCGGGAGGCGCTGGCCGCCGCCTTGCCCGGCTACCGCGTGGTGCACGCCGCCGAGGTGACCACCCTGACCCGCCTGCCCCTGCTGAATGTGCGCCGGGTACCGCTGCCCCGCCACCGCCGCGAGGTGCTGGTGACGCGCCTGCGCTGGCAGGGCCGCCCGCTGACAGTGGTGAACGCCCACCTGGGCACCGTGCAGGTGGTGGACGCCCTGGCCGGCGACTGGGCCTCGCTGCACCGCACCCGCGCCGCCCGCGAAGAGCAGGGACGGATGCTCACCGAGCTCGCGGCGCAGACCCAGGGCCCGGTGCTGCTGGGCGGCGACCTGAACACGCCGCCGCGCGGCCGGCTGTGGCGGCAGCTGCGGGCAGCCTACGGCGCAGGTGCCCACGACCATGCGGGGCGCGGCGCCGGCTGGACCTTTCCAGCCCTGAAGGTGCGCATTGATCACGTGCTCAGCCCGGACCTGCGTCCGGCCCGCAGCCGGGTGCTGCCCTGGCGCTTCAGCGACCACCGCCCGTTGCTGACGGAGTGGCAACCAGGACCCCCGGCAGAGGCCGCTGCGCCCTAAGCCACCCCTCGGTCTGTGCTGGGGTCCGCAGGCGGATCAGCTGCAGGTGGGGATGCGCCGCGACCAGCGCAAGGGTTTCGCCCCGCCGCCGCCAGTGGGTGTACATGGCCCAGCGCACCGGGCCCTCGGCACTCAAGGTGCCACGCAGCGTTTCGCGATTGCCATTCCACAGTTCTTCCTGGGTAAGTACCCGCCAGACCGTGCGCCGCAGCACCCGGCCAAACACCACAGGGGCCGGGTAGTCCAGCCACACGATGGTGTCGGCCCGCGCCCAGCCGATATCGCGCGCCCGGCTGTAGTTGCCGTCCATGACCCAGGCCGGGGCGGCCGTGAACGCCGCCACCTGGGCCCGGAACTGTGCCAGCGGCGCCTCCTGCCAGCCCGCAAGATGGTTCCAGGCGTCCTGCTCGCCGTGCAGGACCCCCAGCCGGGCCGCGAGGTGCCGCGCCAGGGTGGTCTTGCCGCTGCCGGAAGTGCCAATCACGATGATGCGCTGCATGGGGGCAGGAGAGCAGAGGGAACGGGGAATGGCATCGGCCAGGTGGCGGAGGGAAGGGGGTCGAGAAGGGACGCTGGTCCAGCCACCCGGTCTGACACCAAGACCTGATCAAACTTGCCTCCTCTCCCCTCGACGTCTCGACGGCTCAACCCCTTGACCCTCCCCTATTCCCCGCGCGCCAGCTTCAGAATCCGTCCGCTGCTGTACTCCGCCACATACAGTTCGCCGCGCTCGTCCTCGCCGAAGGTGCTGGGGCCGCTCACCCGGCCCAGGACGCTCTTGGTCCAGGTGCGGCCAGTCATGCGTGCGGCCCACACGGTCCCTGAGGCAAAGTCGGCAAAGACGTACTGCCCCTTCAGGGCGGGAATGGCGCTGCCCCGGTACACGTAGCCGCCGGTCACGCTCTGCCCTTCCTGACGGCCGTAGACCAGCACCGGCTCCACGTAGGTGCCAGCCCGGCAACCCTCCTCGAAGCACTGCCGGCCCTCACGCACCCGCCAGCCGTAGTTTTCGCCGCCCTTGCTGCTGCGCGGCTGCCAGTCGATTTCTTCAAAGGCGTTCTGGCCCACGTCAGCAATGATCAGGTCGCCCGTCTGGCGGTCAAAGGAAAACCGCCAGGGGTTGCGCAGGCCATACGCCCAAATGTTGGGATTGACGCCCTGACGGTTCAGAAAGGGATTGCCCGGAGCTGGTTTGGCGTCGGCGCCGCGCACATCAAAGCGCAGAATCTTGCCCAGGGGCGAGGCCAGATTCTGCCCGTGGTTCTGCGGATCGCCGCCCGAGCCGCCGTCGCCCAGCCCCAGGTACAGAAAGCCGTCCGGGCCAAAGGCCAGCTGGCCGCCGTTGTGGTTGGGGTACGGCTGCTGGGCGGTGAACAGGGTCTTGGCGCTGCCGGGGTCGGCCCGGCGCCCGTCGGCCGTGGCGGTGTAGCGGGCCAGCACGGTATCGCCGCCACGGTCGGTGTAATGCACGAACAGGCGCCGGTTGGTCTTGTAGGCCGGATCAAAGGCCAGCCCCAGCAGGCCGCGCTCGCCCCCCGCCCGAGTCAGGGCGCGCAGGTCCAGAAACAGCTCCCCGCTGACTTTGCCGCCCTGCACCACCCGGATGCGCCCGTCCTGCTGCGCCATGAACAGCCGCCCCGAACCGTCCCCAGCGTGGGTGATGGCCGTGACCTGATTCAGGCCACTGAGAAAAGGCCGGAAGGCGACCTGGGGGGCCTGGGCCGAGGCGGGGCCCAGCGCGGCGGAAGCCAGGAGGGCGGCGGTCAGGGCAGGCAGCAGGCGCGGCATGCTCCAGTGTGCCTGGGCGCGCACCACCCCTACCGCAGGGCGGCGTGAAGGCGCCTTCACGGGTTTCATCCCTGCGGGGCTGTGGCCGCTGCCCAGACTGGACTTCCCTTTGATCTGCCCGACCTGGGGAACTGCCTGTTCCCGGCGGCGCGTGTGCCGATGAAAGGATGATGCCCAGAGCGCCGAGTCCGCCCGCCTGCCTGTCTGGCGCGGCAGCATGACCCGGCCGCAACCTGCCCCATCAGGAGGTGCTCCATGACTGGTCCCTATGACCGCCCGCCCGCCCCGGCCACTGAACCCACCGACACCCCCGGCCCCGTGCCCGAGCAGATGCCCGGCCAGGGCGGCACTGGCCCCATCAGCGACCCGCCCGCCAACCCCGACACCCCGGGGATGCCCGAACCCAACCCGCCCATGAACCCGGATACGCCGGGCCTGCCAGAACCGATGCCGGCAATGTAAAACCTGATCCCCAGGGCTCAGCCCCTTGGGGACCACGGCGGCCACCCCCTTACCTTCAGAGGGTGTGGCCGTTTGTTTTTAGCCAGTCGCGGTGCGTGGGCCAGTCGGGCATGAAGCGGGTGACGTGGGCCCAGTAGCGCGGCGAGTGGTTGAGTTCCAGCAGGTGCGCGGCTTCGTGCAGGGCCACGTAGCGCAGCACCGGCAGCGGCGCGCGGCTGAGTTTCCAGTGCAGGCGGATATCCCCGGCCGCCGTGCAACTGCCCCAGCGCGAGCGGGTATTGCTGACAGCCACCCGGCCCAGGCGGCCGGCGGCGCCCAGCCCGGCCGCGTACTCGGCCACCAACAGCCGGTAAGGTTCGGCGCAGGCCCGGCGGGTCCAGCGTTCCAGGGCGGCCTGGGGGTCACGCTCGGGCAGGTGCAGCTCGTCGCCCACCCGCTGCGCCGCGCGGCGGGCCGGGTCCAGCACCAGCGTGAGCGTCTCGCCCAGAAAAGGCAGGGGCTGGCCGTGGTGCGCCGCCGGGCGCTCCGGGGCGCGGGCGGCGTACCCGGCCAGATGCCCCGCCACCCAGTCACGCCGGGCTTCCAGAATGGCCTGCAGCTGCGCGGTGCTGACCCGCAGCGGGGCGTAGAGGGTCACCGCCCCGGGCTTGACCTGCAGCGCCACCGTGCGCCGCCGCCGACTGCGCTTGACCGTAACTGGCACCCCCGCGACTTCCCAACCCGACATCGCCCCACAGGAGAACGCAAAAGCCGGGCCAGTACATGAGACCTGGCCCGGCCCTGTTCCCGGACGCTTACAGCTGGTTGTAGGGCAGGCTGAAGGTGTCGCAGTCGTTGGGGTTGCCGCTCCGCAGGCCCGTCATGAACCACTTCACGCGCTGCTGGCTGGAGCCGTGCGTAAAGGCGTCGGGCACCACGCGGCCCTGCGACTGCCGCTGCAGGTTGTCGTCACCAATGGCTTCGGCGGTGCGGACGGCCTCCTGCACGTCGGCCTGGGTGATGTTGGTCTGCTCGCGGGTGCGGTTGCCCCACACACCGGCAAAGCAGTCGGCCTGCAATTCCAGGCGCACGCCGTAGCTGTTGGCCTCGGCTTCGGTGCGGGCGCTGCGCTGGCGGCGGTTGACCTGATCGGCAATCCCCAGTTCGTTCTGGATGTGGTGGCCGACCTCGTGGGCGATCACGTAAGCGTAGGCGAAGTCGCCGCCGCCACCCAGGCGCTGCTGCATGGTGGCGAAGAAGCTGGTGTCCAGGTAGATGCCGTTGTCAGCCGGGCAGTAGAAGGGACCCACGGCGCTGCTGGCCTGTCCGCAGCCGCTGTTCGTGCCACGGGTATACAGCACCAGCGGCGGCTTGGTGTAGGTGCGGCCCGCTTCCTGGAACACCTGGCCCCAGACCTGATTGGTGCTGCCCAGAATGCGGTCCACGAACTGGTACTCCTCGTCGTTGGCGCTGGGTGCATTCCCAGACTGGGTCTGCGGCGCGCTCTGCTGACCGCCGCCCAGAATGGCCCCAGGGTCCACCCCGAAGAACATGGCAATCAGGGCAATGATCAGGCCGCCCACGCCCCCCACAGCGATCCCGCCCCCAGGCAGGCCCCCACCGCGTCGGTCATCAATCCCGCCCCCACTGCCGGGCAAATTTTTCCAGTCCATAGGCGTCTCCTTCAGCGTGGGGGCCTCACACGGCCCACCCGGCTGCTTCAGAGCCCATTGTAGAAATTGCCGCACCAGGCGCGGTTGAAGTGACCTTTAGGCTTTGCAGTAAAGATCTGAAGATTGGCGTCAGCGGCGCCAGAAGGCCCCGGCCACCAGCCCCAGCGCCGCGCCCAGCAGCAGCCCCGCCGGCAACCCCGCCGAGGCACGCGCCTTGAGGTCGCCGGGGAGCAGCGCGCCCAGCAGGCGGTCCAGACCCAGCCCGGCCAGCAGCAGCATCCCCACCAGCGCTGCCCCCATCCCCAGGGCCACCAGTTCCCGGCCGGGCGAGGCCCCGCCCACCACCAGCGCCCGGGGCAGGCCGGCCACCGCCGCGCCCATCAGCCCCACCGCCAGATACACCAGCCCGAAGCCGCGACTGAAGCTGTCCCCGGTCAGCACCATCAGGGCGGTCACCAGCACCATGCCGCCGCCAAAACCGGCGAGGGCCAGTGCCAGCGGACCCCGCACCGTCATCATGCCCAGGGCCAGTGCCCCTGCGGCGCCGCCCCCCAACAGCCAGCCCAGTGCCGTCATAGGGTCAGTTGTACCCCAACCGGAAGGGCGGCGCGCCCTCCTTCAGGCGGAGGAGTCGCCAACGAAAGACAGGTGGGTGGGGTGCCCTGCCTCGTGGACCACCACGTACAGGCTCTCACCCCAGCCCAGGGCGTCTGTCAGTTCGTCGCAGGCCTGAATCTGCTCCAGCGTGGGCGGCGCAGTGCCAAACAGCGCCACAAGTTCTTCGTGGCTGAGCTGTTTCATGCCCCAGTCCTCCGGGTGGGCGGCCAGACCCGGAACATCCAGAATGGTGCGGGTGCCGTCCGCGTCTGCCGCTTCTCTCGCCTCTTCGATGTTGGCGTGCCCGGCTCCGGGTGCCGGCGAATCCTCCGTGACCGGAAAGGCGGGGAACATGATGACGGGGGAATATCGGCCTGCCTCAAACTCCCGCTCCTTCAACTGCTGCACCACGGCCGCGACATCCGCATCGTAGGGTTCGACATACCACCACAGCTGACCGCCCATATGGCAGATCGTACGGGAAAAGCGCGGCGGTGGCTGCCGACCTTTCGCCAAAGACGGAACGGACAGGAGGCCTGTTTCCCCTGTCCGTCCCGATCCCTAGCCGCTTAGCTGAACAGGGTGCTTACGCTGGCGCCGGTGTGAATGTTGGTAATTGCATTGGCGAACAGGGGCGCCACGTCCAGCACGGCGAGGCGACCGTTGGCCGCTTCGATCTTGCTGTCCGGCACCAGCACCGTGTTCGTGCTGGCCACCTGGGTCACGTTCAGGCCCGCAATGCGCTGAATGGCCGGGCCGGTGTACACCCCGTGCGTGACCGCCACGTACACGTCCTTGGCGCCCATGCTGCGGGCAATGTTCACGGTTTCCACGAGGCTGCCGGCCGTGCTGATCTCGTCGTCCACGATGAACACCGTCTTGCCTTCCACGTCCCCGATCAGGGCGCGGGGCCGGACTTCGGTGTCGGACAGGCGCTCTTTGTCAATCATGGCGAGGCCCGAATCCAGGCGCCGGGCAATCTGCGAAGCGCGCTTGATACTGCCGGCGTCGGGGGCCAGCACCACGCCGTTGTGGGCGTCCGGCACCGACTTCTTGAAGTGCTGCGCCAGCACCACATCGGCCGAGAGGTGGTCCACCGGCACCTTGAAAAAGCCGTGCACCTGCGGGGCGTGCAGGGTCATGGTGAGAATGCGGTCGGCGCCCGCCTCCTGCAGCAGATCGGCGATCAGGCGCCCGGCAATGGAGATCCGGGGGCTGTCTTTCTTGTCGCTGCGCGCATACGAGTAGTAAGGAATGACGGCCGTGACCCGCCCGGCGCTGGCGCTCTTGGCCGCGTCGATCATCAGCATCAGTTCCATGATCGAGTCGCTGACCGGCGTGGAGAAGCTCTGCACGATAAACACGTCGCCTTCACGCAGGGATTCCTCGTAATGCACGATGATGTTGTCGTTACTGAACTTCTCGGTGGTGCTTTCGCCCAGCGGCACCCCCAGGTGGTCGCAGATGGCCTGGGCCAGCGGGCGGTTACTCTGCCCGGCGAAGACCAGCAGGGGCGAGCGGCGACTTTGCAGCAGGGTGGACGGAGCGCGGTGGGGGGCGGACAAGGGCAGATCCTCCAGAGACAAGGGGCGAAAAAACAGGGGCGTTTCGGTGCGGGCCCCGGGTGCAGGGCCGTCAACCGACCGCTGAGCAGCATACCTGCCCCAGTACAGGGGTGTCATGGCGCGCAGGCGTGCCCGGGCCGGGAACAGGGGCTAGGCGCGCCCCATGAATGTCTGCCCAACAGGGACAGCCCCCCGGACCCGGTAGGCTGGGCCCCATGACCCTGGACGCCGTGATCGTGGGGGCCGGGCCCAATGGGCTGTCGGCGGCCATTACGCTGGCGCGCGCTGGCCTGCGCGTGCAGGTGCTCGAAACGCATGACCGGGTGGGCGGCGGCCTGCAAAGCCGCGCGCTGACCCTGCCGGGGTTCGTGCATGATTACGGCTCGGCCATTCACCCGCTGGCGGTGGCCAGCCCGGCCTTCCAGCAGTGGCCGCTGCACGCCTTTGGGCTGCGCTGGGTGCACCCAGACGCCCCGGTGGCCCACCCCCTGCCCGAAGGTGCGGCGCTGCTGGAGCGCGACCTGCACGCCACGGCCGAGCGCCTGGGCCCGGACGGGCGGGCCTGGGTGCGCCTGTTTGCGCCGCTGGTCCGCGACCACGAGGCGCTGCTGGAAGACATCCTGCGGCCCCTGCCCCGGGTGCCACGCCACCCGCTGCTGCTGGCGCGCTTTGGCCTGCGCGGCCTGCCC is a genomic window containing:
- a CDS encoding endonuclease/exonuclease/phosphatase family protein, which translates into the protein MKLAWVYLALVAVGWLLGAVVGERTVPTLLLAYAPPVLWLLPAPFVLGAALWRRRGRRAALAGTLLALWGAGLLHWTPQREGELRVVTYNVLRGDRVSSAQLGQALRTLNAEVILLQESNFRRPGAREALAAALPGYRVVHAAEVTTLTRLPLLNVRRVPLPRHRREVLVTRLRWQGRPLTVVNAHLGTVQVVDALAGDWASLHRTRAAREEQGRMLTELAAQTQGPVLLGGDLNTPPRGRLWRQLRAAYGAGAHDHAGRGAGWTFPALKVRIDHVLSPDLRPARSRVLPWRFSDHRPLLTEWQPGPPAEAAAP
- the rpsG gene encoding 30S ribosomal protein S7, translating into MARRRQAEVRVIQPDLVYQDVLVSAMINRIMRDGKKNLASRIFYGAMKLVQERTGQESLKIFKQAYDNVKPRVEVRSRRVGGSTYQVPVEPTERRKQSLTLRWMISAVDGRPERTAVERLAGEIMDAAQGRGGAIKKKDDVERMAEANRAYAHYRW
- the hflX gene encoding GTPase HflX; the protein is MHGNLSGLRPAQLKALGNLYRRRIEPGRIGSPELARNLAELSHDVRREVGVLIDRRGRVISVSVADAKGTEFPDLRLGENRLAGFHLLHTHPRGGALSKSDLSTLFLKRLDAVSAIEVRQEGQPGLVHTAHLTPPGTVGEEEDWRILPPVPAFQIDEFDLGAQVSALEEEIARTARTREAKKDHERAILVQIDQGEFDAEERLDELAELARTAGAEVVHRELVYRRHLKAGTLVGAGKLEELTSKAYHLDADLLIFGQELGPAQAREIEAATGLKIIDRTQLILDIFALHAQGVESRLQVELAQLRYMKPRLLGAGAQLSRIGGSGGSAAGGAIGTRGPGETKLELDRRRINDRLSFLEKQLEGVSARREERRKQRARNDVPVVSIVGYTNAGKSTLLNAFTHAAEEPRRVLAENKLFATLRPTSRQGFLEGIGPVVLTDTVGFIRDLPKDLTRAFRATLEEIGDADVLLHVVDAASPGADTRLDAVNRILEELGFRDMPTVIALNKADAADPDALSREVERTGGIPVSALRNLGLSELKEALADAVAQVQRQQLAAREEARELAAQYR
- a CDS encoding P-loop NTPase family protein; protein product: MQRIIVIGTSGSGKTTLARHLAARLGVLHGEQDAWNHLAGWQEAPLAQFRAQVAAFTAAPAWVMDGNYSRARDIGWARADTIVWLDYPAPVVFGRVLRRTVWRVLTQEELWNGNRETLRGTLSAEGPVRWAMYTHWRRRGETLALVAAHPHLQLIRLRTPAQTEGWLRAQRPLPGVLVATPSATGGGR
- the fusA gene encoding elongation factor G — its product is MTTKAQSYLTHFRNIGIAAHIDAGKTTTTERILYYTGRTHNIGEVHDGAATMDWMEQERERGITITAAATTAKWTRSGTEQEYVVNIIDTPGHVDFTIEVERSMRVLDGAVAVFDSSQGVEPQSETVWRQADRYGVPRIAFSNKMDKTGASFELVLNDIRERLGAIPAPVQYPMGQESDFKGIIDIVRQRAYTYTNDLGTEIQEHDVPAEYADKVTEMRAALIEAAAEVDEDLMMMYLEGEEPSVEQLVAALRKGTIEKKIFPVLCGSALKNKGVQLLLDAVVDYLPSPLEVPAIKGKIEDSEDTTEFPADPEGKLAALAFKIMADPYVGRLTFVRIYSGTLQSGSYVYNASKDKRERVGRLLKMHANSREEVTELKAGELGAVIGLKDAGTGNTLIGDGDNKVLLESIDVPEPVIKLAIEPKTKADQEKMGVGLQKLAEEDPTFKVETDQESGQTTIAGMGELHLEILVDRLKREYKVEANVGAPQVAFRETITRAVDVEGKFVRQSGGRGQFGHVKIKAEPLEPGAGFVFENAIVGGTVPREYVGPAQKGIEEAMQSGPMLGFPVVDMKVTIYDGSYHEVDSSEMAFKIAGSMALKEAVQKGAPALLEPIMRVEVTVPEDYMGDIIGDLNSRRGQIQGMEARGNAQIVKAFVPLSEMFGYATDMRSMTQGRASYSMFFDHYSQVPNNIAQQLMKK
- the rpsL gene encoding 30S ribosomal protein S12; protein product: MPTTQQLLRKGRKTIQKKSKVPALKGSPFRRGVCTVVKTTTPKKPNSALRKIARVRLSSAFEVTAYIPGEGHNLQEHSVVLIRGGRVKDLPGVRYHIVRGSLDTQGVKDRNKSRSKYGTKKPKAGAAAAGAKKK